In Elephas maximus indicus isolate mEleMax1 chromosome 7, mEleMax1 primary haplotype, whole genome shotgun sequence, the following proteins share a genomic window:
- the LOC126079863 gene encoding olfactory receptor 10AG1-like — MNQEKPPEGNLTQLMDFVLLGFADMPHLQWFLFGLFLIIYIIILMSNGTIFLITKMDPALQSPMYFFLANFSILEICYVSATLPRMLMNLGTQRRRISLVACATQMCFILMFGGTECLLLAVMAYDRYVAICNPLNYPLVMNHKVCIQLVTGSWITGIPVMIGKTYQIFSLPFCGPNQINHFFCDIPPILKLACGDTFANEMLVYIVAMLFVIVPFLLILGSYSKIISIILKLPSATGQAKAFSTCSSHLMVVVLFFGSGIITYLRPNTRHSEGTDKVLSLFYTILTPIFNPMIYSLRNKDVIIALRKLLCK; from the coding sequence ATGAATCAAGAAAAACCACCAGAAGGAAATCTAACTCAACTGATGGATTTTGTTCTCTTGGGCTTTGCTGACATGCCCCATCTCCAGTGGTTCCTTTTTGGATTGTTTTTAATCATCTATATCATTATCCTGATGAGCAATGGCACCATATTTCTAATAACAAAAATGGATCCTGCCCTACAGagccctatgtattttttcctggcaaATTTTTCCATCCTGGAAATCTGCTATGTATCAGCTACTCTTCCCAGAATGCTGATGAATCTAGGAACCCAGAGAAGAAGAATTTCCTTAGTTGCCTGTGCTACACAGATGTGCTTTATCCTTATGTTCGGAGGTACAGAGTGTTTGCTCctggcagtgatggcctatgaccgctatgtggccatttgtaaccctctgAACTACCCTCTAGTCATGAACCACAAGGTCTGCATCCAGTTGGTGACTGGGTCCTGGATCACTGGAATTCCAGTTATGATAGGGAAGACTTATcagattttctctctgcctttttgtgGACCTAACCAAAttaaccacttcttctgtgacattcCCCCAATACTCAAGCTGGCTTGTGGGGACACCTTTGCAAATGAGATGTTGGTCTACATAGTTGCTATGTTATTTGTCATAGTTCCATTTCTGTTGATACTTGGCTCCTACAGTAAAAtcatctccatcatcctgaagctgCCATCAGCCACAGGCCAAGCCAAAGCCTTCTCTACCTGCTCATCTCATCTTATGGTTGTGGTGTTATTCTTTGGATCAGGCATTATTACATACTTAAGGCCCAACACCAGACACTCAGAGGGAACTGACAAAGTGCTCTCTCTTTTCTACACTATCCTAACTCCTATATTTAATCCCATGATATATAGTCTAAGGAACAAGGATGTTATAATTGCACTGAGAAAATTGCTATGCAAATAA